One Serpentinicella alkaliphila DNA segment encodes these proteins:
- a CDS encoding transcriptional regulator — protein MKFYEKLDFIMNITKTTNSTLAMYTSLDSSHISRLRRGERKLVKNAGYLNKMATYFANHCTEAYQHKALAEALKKTPDLFCEPEKAAEQIYLWLVGNDEVEHASISGFLDGVSKIQLWKKSGDIEESSDSNIGKMKTNISLHYGIEGKREAVLTFLSMVLNTKKPNTLLLYSDESMEWLTGDLTFTAKWGELLSRVIAQGNRIKIIHNVSRDLNEMLEALAKWIPLYMTGAIEPYYYPKKRDGIFKRTLFIAPKIAAVTSTSIEIMEDKALNILLKDANAVNSLIEEFNSYFSLCKPLMRIFTHDNQQQYLDLLREFEKEDADVILKSSGLSWATMPNDVAESIIGRLAGGEKDKYTNYFYERKEILEKGLERYSIYEILHIPTVSEVSKGRVSISFAGITETTNINYTLEEYKAHLENTIQYLIKYENYHIRLINNNIKGNYSLYVKEDLGAIVSKTNPPQAIFAISENNITAAFWDYLKDEIDTSELSKEETLNKLRDLYNRL, from the coding sequence GTGAAATTTTATGAAAAGCTTGATTTTATAATGAATATAACTAAAACTACAAATAGCACACTGGCAATGTATACCTCATTGGATTCTTCACATATAAGCAGATTACGAAGAGGAGAAAGAAAGCTTGTAAAAAATGCCGGTTACTTAAATAAAATGGCTACATATTTTGCAAACCATTGTACAGAGGCATATCAACATAAGGCACTAGCAGAAGCACTAAAAAAGACACCAGACTTATTTTGTGAACCTGAAAAGGCGGCAGAGCAGATCTATCTTTGGTTAGTTGGTAACGATGAAGTAGAGCATGCTTCAATATCTGGTTTTCTAGATGGAGTATCCAAAATTCAATTATGGAAGAAGTCTGGAGATATTGAAGAATCCTCCGATTCAAATATAGGCAAGATGAAAACGAATATATCTTTGCATTATGGAATAGAAGGGAAAAGAGAAGCTGTATTGACTTTTTTATCTATGGTTTTAAATACTAAGAAACCGAATACATTATTATTGTATAGTGATGAGTCTATGGAGTGGTTAACAGGAGATTTGACTTTTACGGCTAAATGGGGAGAGTTGTTGTCTCGTGTTATCGCCCAGGGCAATAGAATTAAAATTATTCATAATGTAAGTCGTGATTTAAATGAAATGCTGGAAGCTCTCGCTAAATGGATACCCTTGTATATGACTGGTGCTATAGAGCCTTATTATTATCCAAAGAAAAGAGATGGAATTTTCAAACGCACCCTATTTATTGCACCTAAGATAGCGGCCGTAACATCCACTTCAATTGAAATTATGGAGGATAAGGCATTAAACATTTTATTGAAAGATGCAAATGCGGTAAATTCTTTGATTGAGGAATTTAATAGTTATTTTTCACTATGCAAACCCCTAATGCGGATATTCACCCATGATAATCAACAACAATACTTAGATTTATTAAGAGAGTTTGAAAAAGAAGATGCAGATGTTATCCTAAAATCAAGTGGGCTAAGTTGGGCAACGATGCCAAATGATGTAGCAGAATCAATAATAGGCAGATTGGCTGGTGGGGAAAAGGATAAATATACTAATTATTTTTACGAAAGAAAGGAAATACTTGAAAAAGGGTTAGAGCGATATAGCATATATGAGATTTTGCATATTCCAACAGTTTCGGAGGTTAGTAAAGGGAGAGTGAGTATTTCTTTTGCTGGAATTACAGAAACAACAAACATAAATTATACACTTGAGGAATATAAGGCTCATTTAGAAAATACTATTCAGTACTTAATAAAATATGAGAATTATCATATACGATTAATTAACAATAATATAAAAGGGAATTATAGTCTTTACGTCAAGGAGGATCTGGGGGCTATAGTTAGTAAGACAAACCCTCCACAGGCTATTTTTGCAATCAGTGAAAATAACATTACAGCAGCATTTTGGGACTATTTAAAAGATGAGATTGACACATCAGAATTAAGTAAAGAAGAAACGCTCAATAAATTACGGGATCTATATAACAGATTGTAA